Proteins encoded together in one Miscanthus floridulus cultivar M001 chromosome 16, ASM1932011v1, whole genome shotgun sequence window:
- the LOC136512530 gene encoding cyclic phosphodiesterase-like, whose protein sequence is MDPTDQSPEEVYSVWALPPEPTRDRFRRIMEGLRAAYGGPAFQPHATVVGDFRGRRSEAVEVLSAAAAGVQPYTARVTGVARGTFFYQCVYLLLEPTTEVVGVSDHCCAHFGYKRKTPYMPHVSLLYGDLTDEEKEEARKKAEELDKDICGLEFEISELALYRTDTADKSLESWELVEVCHLEKK, encoded by the exons ATGGACCCCACCGACCAGTCGCCGGAGGAGGTGTACTCCGTGTGGGCCCTCCCGCCGGAGCCCACCCGCGACCGTTTCCGCCGCATCATGGAGGGCCTCCGCGCCGCGTACGGCGGCCCCGCCTTCCAGCCGCACGCTACCGTCGTCGGTGACTTCCGCGGCCGCCGCTCGGAAGCCGTCGAGGTgctcagcgccgccgccgccggcgtccaACCCTACACTGCCCGTGTCACGGGGGTTGCCCGTGGCACCTTCTTCTACCAGTGCGTCTACCTCCTCCTCGAGCCCACCACCGAG GTGGTGGGAGTGAGCgatcactgctgtgcccacttcgGTTACAAGAGAAAAACTC CATACATGCCACATGTCAGCCTCTTATACGGAGACCTTACAgatgaggagaaggaggaggcaaGGAAGAAGGCAGAGGAGCTGGACAAGGATATCTGTGGATTAGAGTTTGAGATCTCTGAGCTTGCGCTCTATAGAACGGATACCGCAGATAAAAGCTTGGAGTCATGGGAATTGGTGGAGGTGTGCCATCTTGAGAAGAAGTGA